The following nucleotide sequence is from Ktedonobacteraceae bacterium.
GCAATCTGGCCATCACCCTCATCCATCGCTCTGGCTCTTGCCACATCCGAGCCAGTCGTCGTCATTTTGCCTCCTGTCCTCACGAAGCTCTGGCCTTGCTTGGTTTCTCCAAAGTCGGCCTGCAATAATTCACAAGCCCTGCAGAGCTTGAAAACGCTGAGAAGCGCATGCAGCGACAATGGTACGACCTGATTGTAGCGGAGCAGGAGGGCGAGCCTTTAGAGGTGCTTGAGCAACTGTACGACTCCTACATCCTGCTCGTCGAAGAATACAATCGCTGCTCCGATGAATACCAGCGCGAGCGACTGGCGTGGAAGAGTTCCGCGCCCAAAACGAAGAAGGTAACCCGGCCTATCTCATCTCGCCACAATGAGGAACATATCAGGCTGGCATCGTAATGTGGATATGAATTTGAGCAAACATGCGACCCCGCCCGGTCGCATGTTTGCTCAAATTCCATTCCTAACCCTCACAATTGTCCCACAAAATCCGCCAGGGCGCTTGCTACCTGGTCGGCAGCATCGAACAATACCATATGGCCTGCCCCCGGAATGATTACCAGCCGCGACTCAGGTATTTCGCGGTGCAGGCGCTGGGCGTACTTCAAGGGAACCTGCTGATCTTTTTCACCCCAGATTATGAGTGTTGGCTTTCCCATTACTTTCAAATCGGATGCCACGGAGTTGGAATAGCTGGGTATCAGCAGGCGGACATGCTGGTAAAGCATCTCCTTGCCCAGGTGACTGTTCCATTGATCGATCCAGGGGTTCATAGCCTGCTTGAGCTGATCGGCATTGCTGGAAGCGTCAGGCAGCGTTGATTTCAGGTCGTTCAGTACATCCTCGACGCTGGTGTGCTGGGGAAGATCAGGGTCCTGAGCCTTCTTCATATCGGCAAGCGGCCAGTCCGGTGAAAATGCGTACTCGTAGCAATAGGTGTCAATAAGCACCAGCGCGGCGACGCGGCTGCGGCTCAGGCGAGTCGCCAGCACCTGGGCCACGCTCCCACCCAGGCCATGTCCTACCAGCACGATATTGGTTAAGTTGAGCTGGTTGAATAAAAAGGAGAGGGCATCGGCATGCCCCCAGATGGAGGTATCGGAGGGCCAGGGAAATTCTGAAAGGCCGTAACCAAGCATATCAATGGCATAGACCGCTCGATTCGTGGCGGCCAGTTGTGGAAGCGCATTCTCCCATTCGAAAGCGCCCGCCGGTATGTCGTGGAGCAGGACTATCGCGCCATCGGTGCCGTGTTCTGCCCCCTGCAAAATATAGCTCAGATCATAGTGAATGACGCGCGCAGTATGTCGTTCTCGCGCAGCCGTTGTCTCATTTGAAGTTTGTTGCAACATACTACCTCTCTTTGCTTCGCCCAATCGCGGAGCAGCCTGAAATTATTTCTTACATAGTATAGCACTGTGTGTTCCTGCGAACCAATAGGGCGGGAATGCTAGGAAGTATAGGAACTTATGATCGCCACGAGAGTTGCATCGCCGGTGATATATTAGGAGCCGATTGCTCGGCTCCTAAGCTTTTTCGCTCGCTTCATCAGCGTCATCCCTATTTTGCCAACGTCGTCTTCTCGTGATTCGCTTTCTGAGTCTGAAGCGTGCCAGGCCAAGCAGAAGGAGAACCCACAGGCTGGCCACTTCTAGCGCGATATTATTAGGGCCTGACTTGCCAGGAGGAACGGAAGTGATATTGCTGGATTGGTGAATCGAAGCAGTCGGCCCGGGCGTAGTTGTGGGCGTAGGCGTAGGCGTAGACGTAGCAGTCGATGTAGGAGTGGGTGTTGTAGTCGGAGTAGGCGTCGGTGTCCTGGTCGACGTGGGCGACGGACTCGGACTTGGCGATGGACTCGGATTTGGTGACGGCGTCACAGAAGGTACAGGAGTAGCATTCAAATTCCACACATAAAGAGTAACCGGCTTCGTCACATCTATGGGCTGGCCAGATGGAGGATTGGTCTTCGCTACAATATCAGGGCCAACCTTTGGATTTGACCCGTCAGAGACAACTATATACTTGAGACCTGCATTCGTAAGGATGTTCTCAGCCGTAGAAAGTTTGACATTAGTCAGACCGGGCGGCACATTTACGGTCATTGGCCCCATCGTAACTAAGATACAATCACTTTTAGGATAGGCCCTACCAGGATCAGGTCTCTGCCCTGTTACAACACCTGAAGTGCTAGCGACGGGACACAATGTAAAGCCAGCGTTTGCTGCTTTTGCAGACGCCTCTGAATAACTCAAATTCTTAAGATCTGGCACTAATGCCGTCGCCTGGGTCGTGGCTGTCGGAGTCGAACCACCAGTCGCGAAAGGCAAATTGAACAGGTGGAACTGCGCCGATGCCAGGTAAATGCTGAAGACAAGCAAGACGATGGTAGCAAGAATGATGAGTGCGGTAACGATCGCGGCTAAACGCGACTCGCGCCTGTCATTTTGCAATGCTTCGGAGCGAGGCAGTGTGCGGCGCTGATAGGGAGGCTGCGCCGGCCCTTGCGGAATATACGGCGGCATGTATGCTGGCTGGTCGGCAAGCGGGGGCCGGTCTGCTCCAGAGTTATGTACCCTATCCACACCGTTGAAATTGGATGCCGCCGCGCCATTTAGCATATTATTCGGCGATGAAGTGGGTCGCTGTGGAATTGTTCGCCCGCCGCTATTGGGACGAGGCAACGTTTGCTTGTAAGGAGGAACAGGCGACTGTCC
It contains:
- a CDS encoding alpha/beta hydrolase — its product is MLQQTSNETTAARERHTARVIHYDLSYILQGAEHGTDGAIVLLHDIPAGAFEWENALPQLAATNRAVYAIDMLGYGLSEFPWPSDTSIWGHADALSFLFNQLNLTNIVLVGHGLGGSVAQVLATRLSRSRVAALVLIDTYCYEYAFSPDWPLADMKKAQDPDLPQHTSVEDVLNDLKSTLPDASSNADQLKQAMNPWIDQWNSHLGKEMLYQHVRLLIPSYSNSVASDLKVMGKPTLIIWGEKDQQVPLKYAQRLHREIPESRLVIIPGAGHMVLFDAADQVASALADFVGQL
- a CDS encoding protein kinase, with the protein product MQIEMLGERYQLQDPIGRGGMATIYRGRDLHMDREVAIKVLREVYSTDPKFVKRFELEAKAASALQHPNIVQVYDYGLTDGNYFIVMELVEGTDLRRYLKSRGILDVDRAVIIAHDVALGLGAAHRRNIVHRDVKPQNILVGRRGTIKLTDFGIASVYKDMNAERLTTTGMTLGTVQYYAPEQAQGEIVTPAADVYALGIVMYEMLTGHPPFDGDTPVAVAMQHIQDPPTPPSQLNPNIPLALEDIILRCLEKVPEMRYRDGSQLARALEMLGETDSDDVIANAPTITPGQSPVPPYKQTLPRPNSGGRTIPQRPTSSPNNMLNGAAASNFNGVDRVHNSGADRPPLADQPAYMPPYIPQGPAQPPYQRRTLPRSEALQNDRRESRLAAIVTALIILATIVLLVFSIYLASAQFHLFNLPFATGGSTPTATTQATALVPDLKNLSYSEASAKAANAGFTLCPVASTSGVVTGQRPDPGRAYPKSDCILVTMGPMTVNVPPGLTNVKLSTAENILTNAGLKYIVVSDGSNPKVGPDIVAKTNPPSGQPIDVTKPVTLYVWNLNATPVPSVTPSPNPSPSPSPSPSPTSTRTPTPTPTTTPTPTSTATSTPTPTPTTTPGPTASIHQSSNITSVPPGKSGPNNIALEVASLWVLLLLGLARFRLRKRITRRRRWQNRDDADEASEKA